From Ascaphus truei isolate aAscTru1 chromosome 20, aAscTru1.hap1, whole genome shotgun sequence, one genomic window encodes:
- the SWSAP1 gene encoding ATPase SWSAP1 isoform X2, with translation MAEALLRVFRELGGPQQARGFPGLSPQQHLPIPGGPQEPQQVICVPQEPHHQTCGSQEPLSSCCDPQEPLSISCGSQMPHHQTCGPQELLSVSPKCRGPQEPDHAPLTFCGPQEPSLGFLASCGPQGPPLLLLGPAGSGKSSLLFLTAVLAAEEGAGPVIFLSQDPLKRLPGGGRATRDPLTLKQIRFLYPPSLGQLLRILSSLHLSSSPPPSLILVDGVERYLSPGSCPNDGALLSALLLDSAAHFRCGLLASATPPSDGADVAFSAVERYFPTRCHLYPDGASGEVEGAYRVSFLPHHPQWTLHTEHDGTVRICPVGKEGVERDA, from the exons ATGGCTGAGGCACTGCTCAGAGTCTTCCGGGAGCTGGGGGGCCCCCAGCAGGCGCGTGGCTTCCCTGGGTTAAGCCCTCAGCAACACCTCCCTATACCTGGTGGcccccaggagcctcagcaaGTCATTTGTGTCCCCCAAGAGCCTCATCACCAGACCTGTGGCTCCCAGGaacccctctcctcatgttgtgACCCCCAAGAACCCCTCTCCATATCTTGTGGCTCCCAGATGCCTCATCACCAGACCTGTGGCCCGCAGGAACTCCTCTCTGTGTCCCCTAAATGTCGTGGCCCACAGGAgccagatcatgcaccccttacattCTGTGGCCCCCAGGAGCCTAGTCTCGGGTTTCTCGCAAGTTGTGGCCCCCAGGGGCCTCCACTGCTGCTACTCGGCCCTGCAGGCTCTGGGAAGAGCAGTCTGCTGTTCCTGACTGCGGTGCTGGCAGCGGAGGAGGGCGCGGGGCCCGTGATCTTCCTGTCGCAGGATCCACTGAAGAGGCTGCCTGGGGGTGGGAGGGCGACACGGGACCCACTCACGCTGAAG CAAATCCGCTTCTTGTATCCGCCCTCCTTGGGGCAGCTTCTGcgcatcctctcctccctccacctctcctcctccccccctccctccctcatcctgGTGGACGGGGTGGAGCGCTACCTATCCCCCGGCTCCTGCCCCAACGATGGCGCCCTCCTCTCCGCCCTCCTGCTGGACTCCGCCGCTCACTTCCGCTGCGGGCTCCTGGCGTCCGCCACCCCACCCTCCGACGGGGCAGACGTGGCATTTTCAGCCGTGGAGAGGTACTTCCCGACCAGGTGTCATTTATACCCCGACGGGGCAtcaggagaggtggagggggcaTATCGGGTCAGCTTTCTGCCCCACCACCCACAGTGGACCCTGCATACGGAGCACGACGGCACGGTGAGAATTTGCCCCGTGGGCAAGGAGGGTGTGGAAAGAGACGCATAA
- the SWSAP1 gene encoding ATPase SWSAP1 isoform X1, whose amino-acid sequence MAEALLRVFRELGGPQQARGFPGLSPQQHLPIPGGPQEPQQVICVPQEPHHQTCGSQEPLSSCCDPQEPLSISCGSQMPHHQTCGPQELLSVSPKCRGPQEPDHAPLTFCGPQEPSLGFLASCGPQGPPLLLLGPAGSGKSSLLFLTAVLAAEEGAGPVIFLSQDPLKRLPGGGRATRDPLTLKQIRFLYPPSLGQLLRILSSLHLSSSPPPSLILVDGVERYLSPGSCPNDGALLSALLLDSAAHFRCGLLASATPPSDGADVAFSAVERYFPTRCHLYPDGASGEVEGAYRVSFLPHHPQWTLHTEHDGTSLHGISRFIHVGPETPLDFTPQRILGKQRDCACS is encoded by the exons ATGGCTGAGGCACTGCTCAGAGTCTTCCGGGAGCTGGGGGGCCCCCAGCAGGCGCGTGGCTTCCCTGGGTTAAGCCCTCAGCAACACCTCCCTATACCTGGTGGcccccaggagcctcagcaaGTCATTTGTGTCCCCCAAGAGCCTCATCACCAGACCTGTGGCTCCCAGGaacccctctcctcatgttgtgACCCCCAAGAACCCCTCTCCATATCTTGTGGCTCCCAGATGCCTCATCACCAGACCTGTGGCCCGCAGGAACTCCTCTCTGTGTCCCCTAAATGTCGTGGCCCACAGGAgccagatcatgcaccccttacattCTGTGGCCCCCAGGAGCCTAGTCTCGGGTTTCTCGCAAGTTGTGGCCCCCAGGGGCCTCCACTGCTGCTACTCGGCCCTGCAGGCTCTGGGAAGAGCAGTCTGCTGTTCCTGACTGCGGTGCTGGCAGCGGAGGAGGGCGCGGGGCCCGTGATCTTCCTGTCGCAGGATCCACTGAAGAGGCTGCCTGGGGGTGGGAGGGCGACACGGGACCCACTCACGCTGAAG CAAATCCGCTTCTTGTATCCGCCCTCCTTGGGGCAGCTTCTGcgcatcctctcctccctccacctctcctcctccccccctccctccctcatcctgGTGGACGGGGTGGAGCGCTACCTATCCCCCGGCTCCTGCCCCAACGATGGCGCCCTCCTCTCCGCCCTCCTGCTGGACTCCGCCGCTCACTTCCGCTGCGGGCTCCTGGCGTCCGCCACCCCACCCTCCGACGGGGCAGACGTGGCATTTTCAGCCGTGGAGAGGTACTTCCCGACCAGGTGTCATTTATACCCCGACGGGGCAtcaggagaggtggagggggcaTATCGGGTCAGCTTTCTGCCCCACCACCCACAGTGGACCCTGCATACGGAGCACGACGGCACG AGCCTACATGGTATATCCCGTTTTATACATGTTGGACCTGAAACACCCCTGGACTTTACACCccagaggattctgggtaagcAGCGAGACTGTGCTTGTTCATAA